A window of the Juglans microcarpa x Juglans regia isolate MS1-56 chromosome 5D, Jm3101_v1.0, whole genome shotgun sequence genome harbors these coding sequences:
- the LOC121266218 gene encoding RHOMBOID-like protein 4, which yields MEREPRPSQVQIRINSRRHSGVIHPLQSSPAPASAAASPGVYPVEIKHFKKWVAWLIPLFVVANTIVFVITMYVNNCPKNSVSCIATFLGRFSFQPFKENPLLGPSSYTLQKMGGVDVSKVVDKDQGWRLITSNWLHAGVFHLLANMLSLLVIGIRLEREFGFVRIGLLYVISGFGGSILSGLFIQSNISVGASGALFGLLGGMLSELITNWTLYSNKLAALLTLLVIIAVNLAVGILPHVDNFAHIGGFLSGFLLGFVFLIRPQFGWVSQRYTPAAADKPKFKMYQCILWVVSLILLIIGLTVGLVMLLRGVDANDHCSWCHYLSCVPTSSWSCNTQPASCLTTQIGNQLNITCSSNGKSGVYILADASSSQIQGLCVELCS from the exons ATGGAGAGAGAACCGCGTCCCTCGCAAGTCCAAATAAGGATCAACTCCAGGCGTCACAGTGGCGTGATTCACCCACTACAGTCATCCCCAGCTCCGGCATCAGCTGCTGCAAGCCCGGGCGTTTACCCGGTGGAGATCAAGCATTTCAAGAAATGGGTCGCCTGGTTGATCCCTTTGTTTGTGGTCGCCAATACCATCGTTTTTGTAATCACCATGTATGTCAACAACTGTCCCAAGAACTCTGTTTCTTGCATTGCTACGTTCTTGGGTCGCTTCTCTTTCCAGCCTTTCAAGGAGAACCCTCTTCTTGGGCCTTCCTCCTATAC GCTGCAGAAGATGGGGGGTGTAGATGTGAGTAAAGTGGTAGACAAGGACCAGGGATGGCGCCTCATAACTAGCAATTGGTTGCATGCTGGGGTTTTCCATTTATTGGCAAACATGCTGAGTCTTTTGGTGATTGGAATTCGGCTTGAGCGTGAATTTGGGTTTG TACGGATTGGGTTGCTATACGTCATCTCTGGGTTTGGGGGAAGTATTTTGTCTGGCCTTTTCATCCAGTCAAACATCTCTGTTGGTGCTTCTGGTGCACTTTTTGGCTTACTTGGAGGAATGCTTTCTGAACTCATCACAAATTGGacattatattctaataag TTGGCAGCATTATTAACCCTCCTGGTCATCATCGCGGTTAACTTGGCAGTCGGAATCCTCCCACACGTGGACAACTTTGCTCATATTGGTGGGTTTCTTTCGGGTTTTCTTCTTGGGTTTGTGTTTTTGATACGTCCCCAATTTGGATGGGTTAGTCAAAGATATACTCCTGCTGCTGCGGATAAACCTAAATTCAAGATGTATCAGTGTATATTATGGGTTGTTTCTCTGATCCTTTTGATTATTGG GCTTACTGTTGGCCTGGTTATGCTGCTCCGTGGAGTCGATGCAAATGATCATTGTTCTTGGTGTCATTATTTGAGTTGTGTCCCAACTTCGAGCTGGAGTTGCAACACACAGCCTGCATCTTGCTTG ACAACCCAGATAGGCAACCAGTTAAATATAACGTGCTCGAGCAATGGGAAATCCGGTGTATATATATTGGCAGATGCATCCAGTTCGCAGATCCAAGGATTGTGTGTTGAGCTTTGCAGTTGA